The Manis javanica isolate MJ-LG chromosome 4, MJ_LKY, whole genome shotgun sequence genome contains a region encoding:
- the LINGO4 gene encoding leucine-rich repeat and immunoglobulin-like domain-containing nogo receptor-interacting protein 4 — MGRPPAPDKCSAQFDAALCAQLDAALQLLRTEEGMAVVTAPKQAWPLWPPLLFLLLLPGMNSGSCLAVCDCTSQLQAVLCAHQQLEAVPGGLPLDTELLDLSGNRLWGLQQGRLSHLRLLQELDLSYNRLSTLEPGAFHGLQSLLTLRLKSNRLRVMGPEVFSGLSALTLLDLRFNQIVLFLDGAFGKLGSLQQLEVGDNHLVFVAPGAFSGLAKLSILTLERCNLSTVPGLALAHLPALVVLRLRELDIGRLPAGVLRGLGQLKELEIHHWPSLEALESGSLVGLNPSSLAIPHCNLSSVPFQALHHLSFLRVLDLSQNPISAIPPRRLSSLVQLQELRLSRACLTSIAAHAFHGLTAFHLLDVADNALQTLEETAFPSPDKLVTLRLSGNPLICDCRLLWLLWLRRHLDFGTSPPACAGPQHVQGKSLREFSDILPPGHFTCQPALIRRSGPRWVTAEEGGHAVFSCSGDGDPTPTISWMRPQGAWLERAGRVRVHGDRTLEIRSVQLRYRGAYVCVVSNVAGNSLRTWLEVIQTETANGTLSDANITMPRIPEPFFMDSRGIAVVLAVGFLPFLTSVTLCFGLIASGARAKARSNIT, encoded by the exons ATGGGACGGCCCCCAGCCCCGGACAAATGTAGTGCCCAATTTGATGCTGCCCTATGTGCCCAACTTGATGCTGCCCTACAGCTTCTCCG GACTGAAGAGGGGATGGCTGTGGTCACAGCTCCAAAGCAAGCCTGGCCCCTGTGGCCCCCTCTCCTTTTCCTACTCCTCCTGCCTGGAATGAACAGTGGCAGCTGCCTGGCTGTGTGTGATTGTACCTCTCAGCTCCAGGCAGTACTCTGTGCCCATCAGCAACTGGAGGCTGTCCCTGGGGGACTCCCACTGGACACTGAGCTCCTGGACCTAAGTGGCAATCGCCTGTGGGGGCTTCAGCAGGGAAGGCTCTCCCACCTGCGCCTGCTCCAAGAACTGGACCTCAGCTATAACCGGCTGTCCACCCTTGAGCCCGGGGCCTTCCATGGCCTACAAAGCCTGCTCACTCTGAGGCTGAAGAGCAATCGACTGCGAGTAATGGGGCCTGAGGTCTTCTCAGGCCTGTCTGCCCTCACACTGCTGGACCTCCGCTTCAACCAGATTGTCCTCTTCCTTGATGGAGCTTTTGGGAAGCTGGGCAGCCTCCAGCAGCTGGAGGTTGGGGACAATCACCTGGTGTTTGTGGCCCCAGGGGCTTTTTCAGGGCTGGCCAAGTTGAGCATCCTCACCCTAGAGCGCTGTAACCTCAGCACAGTACctggcctggctctggcccatctcCCAGCCCTAGTGGTCTTAAGGCTTCGGGAACTGGACATTGGGAGGCTGCCTGCAGGGGTGCTCCGGGGCCTTGGGCAATTAAAGGAGCTGGAAATCCACCACTGGCCATCTCTGGAGGCTCTGGAGTCTGGGAGCCTGGTTGGGCTCAATCCCAGCAGCCTGGCCATCCCCCACTGCAATCTGAGCTCAGTGCCCTTCCAGGCTCTGCACCACCTGAGCTTCCTCAGGGTCCTGGATCTATCTCAGAACCCCATCTCAGCCATCCCACCACGAAGGCTCAGTTCCCTGGTGCAGCTCCAGGAGCTACGTCTGTCACGGGCATGCCTCACCTCCATTGCTGCCCATGCCTTCCATGGCTTGACTGCCTTCCACCTCTTGGATGTGGCAGATAACGCTCTTCAGACCTTGGAGGAAACAGCCTTCCCTTCTCCAGACAAACTGGTCACCCTGAGGCTGTCTGGCAACCCCCTAATCTGTGACTGCCGCCTCCTCTGGCTGCTCTGGCTCCGCCGCCACCTAGACTTTGGCACATCACCCCCTGCTTGCGCTGGCCCCCAGCATGTTCAGGGGAAGAGCCTGAGGGAGTTCTCAGATATTCTACCCCCAGGGCATTTCACTTGCCAACCAGCTCTGATCCGAAGGTCTGGGCCCCGATGGGTCACAGCAGAGGAGGGGGGGCATGCTGTTTTCTCCTGTTCTGGAGATGGAGACCCaacccccaccatctcctggatgAGGCCTCAAGGGGCTTGGCTGGAAAGGGCTGGGAGAGTAAGGGTCCATGGGGATAGGACGCTGGAGATCCGCTCAGTGCAGCTACGGTATAGAGGGGCCTATGTCTGTGTGGTCAGCAATGTAGCTGGGAATTCCCTGAGGACCTGGCTGGAAGTAATCCAAACTGAGACAGCAAATGGCACGCTCTCTGACGCCAACATCACCATGCCACGGATCCCAGAGCCTTTCTTCATGGATAGCAGAGGCATAGCTGTGGTGCTGGCAGTtggcttcctccccttcctcaccTCAGTGACCCTCTGCTTTGGTCTCATCGCCTCTGGAGCAAGAGCAAAGGCCAGGTCAAACATCACATAA
- the RORC gene encoding nuclear receptor ROR-gamma isoform X1, whose product MPPSLTGAAGCQEDSHLCTPSLDHPLLRRTGSGKAHSSVMRTQIEVIPCKICGDKSSGIHYGVITCEGCKGFFRRSQQCNAAYSCTRQQNCPIDRTSRNRCQHCRLQKCLALGMSRDAVKFGRMSKKQRDSLHAEVQKQLQQQRQEQVAKTLRAGGQGADALTCPLGLPDGQLPLGSSPDLPEASACPPGLLRCPGSGPSFCNSLAKAKLNGASYHLEYSPERGKAEGTESFHSTGSQLVPVRCGLHFEGPRHPGLGEPGQGPDSYCSPSFHSTPGAPYASLTETEHLVQNVCKSYRETCQLRLQDLLCQRTNVFSREEVAGYQRKSMWEMWERCAHHLTEAIQYVVEFAKRLSGFMELCQNDQIVLLKAGAMEVVLVRMCRAYNADNHTVFFEGKYGGMELFRALGCSELISSIFDFSRSLSALRFSEDEIALYTALVLINANRPGLQEKRKVEQLQYNLELAFHHHLHKTQRQGILAKLPPKGKLRSLCSQHVEKLQTFQHLHPIVVQDAFPPLYKELFSAETELPEGLSK is encoded by the exons AGCTGCTGGCTGCCAAGAAGACTCACACCT CTGCACCCCATCCCTGGACCACCCCCTGCTGAGAAGGACAGGGAGCGGCAAAGCCCACAGCTCAGTCATGAGAA caCAAATTGAAGTGATCCCTTGCAAAATCTGTGGGGACAAGTCATCTGGGATCCACTATGGGGTTATCACGTGTGAGGGGTGTAAG GGCTTCTTCCGCCGGAGCCAGCAGTGTAACGCGGCCTACTCCTGCACCCGCCAGCAGAACTGCCCCATCGATCGCACTAGCCGAAACCGCTGCCAGCACTGCCGTCTGCAGAAGTGCCTGGCACTGGGCATGTCTCGAGATG CTGTCAAGTTTGGCCGAATGTCCAAGAAGCAAAGGGACAGCCTGCATGCTGAAGTGCAGAAACAGCTGCAGCAGCAGCGGCAGGAGCAAGTGGCCAAGACCCTACGTGCAGGGGGCCAAGGAGCTGACGCCCTCACTTGCCCCTTGGGGCTACCCGACGGGCAGCTGCCCCTGGGCTCCTCGCCTGACCTGCCTGAGGCCTCTGCCTGTCCTCCTGGTCTCCTGAGATGCCCAGGCTCCGGGCCCTCCTTCTGCAACAGCTTGGCCAAGGCCAAGCTCAATGGGGCCTCATACCACCTCGAATACAGCCCTGAGCGGGGCAAGGCTGAGGGCACAGAGAGCTTCCATAGCACAGGCAGCCAGCTGGTGCCTGTCAGATGTGGACTTCATTTTGAGGGCCCCAGGCATCCTGGGCTTGGGGAACCAGGACAGGGACCAGACAGCTACTGTAGCCCCAGTTTCCACAGCACCCCAGGGGCACCTTATGCCTCCCTGACAGAGACAG AGCACCTGGTGCAGAACGTTTGCAAGTCCTACCGAGAGACATGTCAGCTGCGGCTGCAGGACCTTTTGTGTCAGCGCACCAACGTCTTCTCCCGGGAGGAGGTGGCTGGCTACCAGAGGAAG TCCATGTGGGAGATGTGGGAACGCTGTGCCCACCACCTCACAGAGGCCATTCAGTACGTGGTGGAGTTCGCAAAGAGGCTCTCAGGCTTTATGGAGCTCTGCCAGAATGATCAGATCGTGCTACTCAAAGCAG GAGCGATGGAAGTGGTGCTGGTCAGGATGTGCCGGGCCTACAATGCTGACAACCACACAGTCTTTTTTGAAGGCAAATACGGTGGCATGGAGCTGTTCCGCGCCTTGG GCTGCAGCGAGCTCATCAGCTCCATCTTTGACTTCTCCCGTTCCCTGAGTGCCTTGCGCTTTTCCGAGGATGAGATCGCCCTCTACACAGCCCTTGTCCTTATTAATGCCA ACCGACCAGGGCtccaggaaaaaaggaaagtagaACAGCTGCAGTACAACTTGGAGCTGGCCTTCCATCATCATCTCCACAAGACTCAGCGCCAAGGCATCCTGGCAAAG CTGCCACCCAAGGGGAAGCTTCGGAGCTTGTGTAGCCAGCATGTGGAGAAGCTTCAGACCTTCCAGCATCTCCACCCCATCGTGGTCCAAGATGCTTTCCCCCCGCTCTACAAGGAACTCTTCAGCGCTGAAACTGAGTTGCCTGAGGGGCTGTCCAAGTGA
- the RORC gene encoding nuclear receptor ROR-gamma isoform X2 codes for MPPSLTGAAGCQEDSHLCTPSLDHPLLRRTGSGKAHSSVMRTQIEVIPCKICGDKSSGIHYGVITCEGCKGFFRRSQQCNAAYSCTRQQNCPIDRTSRNRCQHCRLQKCLALGMSRDAVKFGRMSKKQRDSLHAEVQKQLQQQRQEQVAKTLRAGGQGADALTCPLGLPDGQLPLGSSPDLPEASACPPGLLRCPGSGPSFCNSLAKAKLNGASYHLEYSPERGKAEGTESFHSTGSQLVPVRCGLHFEGPRHPGLGEPGQGPDSYCSPSFHSTPGAPYASLTETEHLVQNVCKSYRETCQLRLQDLLCQRTNVFSREEVAGYQRKSMWEMWERCAHHLTEAIQYVVEFAKRLSGFMELCQNDQIVLLKAGAMEVVLVRMCRAYNADNHTVFFEGCSELISSIFDFSRSLSALRFSEDEIALYTALVLINANRPGLQEKRKVEQLQYNLELAFHHHLHKTQRQGILAKLPPKGKLRSLCSQHVEKLQTFQHLHPIVVQDAFPPLYKELFSAETELPEGLSK; via the exons AGCTGCTGGCTGCCAAGAAGACTCACACCT CTGCACCCCATCCCTGGACCACCCCCTGCTGAGAAGGACAGGGAGCGGCAAAGCCCACAGCTCAGTCATGAGAA caCAAATTGAAGTGATCCCTTGCAAAATCTGTGGGGACAAGTCATCTGGGATCCACTATGGGGTTATCACGTGTGAGGGGTGTAAG GGCTTCTTCCGCCGGAGCCAGCAGTGTAACGCGGCCTACTCCTGCACCCGCCAGCAGAACTGCCCCATCGATCGCACTAGCCGAAACCGCTGCCAGCACTGCCGTCTGCAGAAGTGCCTGGCACTGGGCATGTCTCGAGATG CTGTCAAGTTTGGCCGAATGTCCAAGAAGCAAAGGGACAGCCTGCATGCTGAAGTGCAGAAACAGCTGCAGCAGCAGCGGCAGGAGCAAGTGGCCAAGACCCTACGTGCAGGGGGCCAAGGAGCTGACGCCCTCACTTGCCCCTTGGGGCTACCCGACGGGCAGCTGCCCCTGGGCTCCTCGCCTGACCTGCCTGAGGCCTCTGCCTGTCCTCCTGGTCTCCTGAGATGCCCAGGCTCCGGGCCCTCCTTCTGCAACAGCTTGGCCAAGGCCAAGCTCAATGGGGCCTCATACCACCTCGAATACAGCCCTGAGCGGGGCAAGGCTGAGGGCACAGAGAGCTTCCATAGCACAGGCAGCCAGCTGGTGCCTGTCAGATGTGGACTTCATTTTGAGGGCCCCAGGCATCCTGGGCTTGGGGAACCAGGACAGGGACCAGACAGCTACTGTAGCCCCAGTTTCCACAGCACCCCAGGGGCACCTTATGCCTCCCTGACAGAGACAG AGCACCTGGTGCAGAACGTTTGCAAGTCCTACCGAGAGACATGTCAGCTGCGGCTGCAGGACCTTTTGTGTCAGCGCACCAACGTCTTCTCCCGGGAGGAGGTGGCTGGCTACCAGAGGAAG TCCATGTGGGAGATGTGGGAACGCTGTGCCCACCACCTCACAGAGGCCATTCAGTACGTGGTGGAGTTCGCAAAGAGGCTCTCAGGCTTTATGGAGCTCTGCCAGAATGATCAGATCGTGCTACTCAAAGCAG GAGCGATGGAAGTGGTGCTGGTCAGGATGTGCCGGGCCTACAATGCTGACAACCACACAGTCTTTTTTGAAG GCTGCAGCGAGCTCATCAGCTCCATCTTTGACTTCTCCCGTTCCCTGAGTGCCTTGCGCTTTTCCGAGGATGAGATCGCCCTCTACACAGCCCTTGTCCTTATTAATGCCA ACCGACCAGGGCtccaggaaaaaaggaaagtagaACAGCTGCAGTACAACTTGGAGCTGGCCTTCCATCATCATCTCCACAAGACTCAGCGCCAAGGCATCCTGGCAAAG CTGCCACCCAAGGGGAAGCTTCGGAGCTTGTGTAGCCAGCATGTGGAGAAGCTTCAGACCTTCCAGCATCTCCACCCCATCGTGGTCCAAGATGCTTTCCCCCCGCTCTACAAGGAACTCTTCAGCGCTGAAACTGAGTTGCCTGAGGGGCTGTCCAAGTGA